gtatatgcatatttatatgtatatatgtgtgcgcgcgcgtgtgtgtgtgtgcatgtgtatatatatatatatatatatatatatatatatatatatatatatatatattcatatacatatatatatatatttatatatatatttatatgtatatatatatatatatatatatattcatatacatatatatatatatatatatacatatatatatatatatatatatatatacatatatatatatatatatatatatatatatatatatatatatatatatatatatatatatatatacatacattcacatatacacacacacatacacagacacacacacacaacacatatatattgttatatatgtgtgtgtttgtccaggTGTTCATTTTACATAGACACATATGAATTAAAATAGGAAAAGGACATGCGCGTGACAATTGTGCAAATCCGCAGGAGTCACGGGTATTCCTCCTCAATTGTGACTCACGGATAGAAAACGCAGCAACCTGAGCGACGGACTAGAATATTCCTGAAAATCGCTGCTGACCGGCGACCTGCAGGCCGCATCGCCGTCATTTCACATCTCTAAAGTCCTCAACCTCATGCGGTTTTCAAAACAAAAGGAAGTGCGTGGATAGATGAACATTAGCCACAGAAAATGAGTACCAGCAAGTGAACGAACgctaatgaaaaggagaaaatactCTCGCAATTTTTCAAATTTCCAAATTAACTATATACTAAAGTGAACTATAAATGATACTCCCCCTTTgtcttaagaaaaataaaaaaatcctaaacAATCAACATGATAATCTTAACCAACAATGGAAAAAACTAAACAttgatacatgtataaattttaGAATTAGAATTTTAAAATAAATCAGTGAAATTACTTCAGTGAATAATAACGTTATATATTGCTATACGAAAGTCAGACCTTGTCAAAAATAAAACCGGGAATATAATAGAGTGGataaaagaaaatacgtaaaatCGCGAACTAATGAAGACTCCGCAATTCTTGGTATTGATATCAAAtcttgatgaaaaagaaatagactttgataagaatttgactatatatatattatatatatatatatatatatatatatatatatatatatatatatatatatatatatatgtgtgtgtgtgtgtgtgtgtgtgtgtgtgtgtgtgtgtgtgtgtgtgtgtatatgtttaaatatatacacgtgtggtgcatatatatgcatatatatatatatatatatatatatatatatatatatatatatatatatatatacatatatacatacatacatacatacatatatatatatatatatatatatatatatatatatatatatgtatatatattatatgtatggatatacatatatacatatatatatatgttatatgtatagatatacatatatacatatatacatatatatctatatttatatgtatttatatatacatgtatatgtatgtttgtatgtatgtatctatttatatgtctatatatgtgtgcgtgtatgtgtgtgtgtgtgtgtgtgtgtattataagaaCAGCAATGCTATTCTctataatattaacatcattgaaTGGTTCAAAACAACAGGTGTTGTTCGTCACCTTGTCTTTTCAACATCTTTTGAGAACAAATAATGATGGATACATTAGAGAAATTCGAAAGTACAATCGCGGGTGGTGGAAGAAAAATATGACATTTACGTTTCGCTGTCGACATCGACCTCATAGCTGGAGTTatggagaagagagacggaggtaACAAATCGACTAGACtctacatttaaaaaaatatggtATGGAAATAAGTAATGAAAAGAGCCAAGAGATGGTAACTTCTAAAAGAGCTGATTATGATAGAACACAAGCAGTTATGGTAGACAATAAAACACTTGAAGAGGTTACCAACAGAATATCGAATACCAGCAGCAACTCTCTCAGTACTAAAATCAATCTTCTCAAATCATTAATCACCTCAATTTCACTATATGGTTGTGAAACGAAGATGACTTAAGGTATCATAGATATTAAATATTTAGGAATGGACAGAGAAAAGCATCATCACGTGCacgagagaaacagaagcagacggTCGTCAGGCTATGGGAgtgacattatatataaatatatatatatatatatatatatatatatatatatatatatatatatatatatatatatatacacacacacacgcacacgcacacacacacacacacacacacacacacacacacacacacacacacacacacacacacacacacatatgtacagatatacatgcatacacacacacacacacacacacacacacttaaacagatacttatatatatatatatatatatatatatatatatatatatatatatatatatatatatatatatataaatatatatatgtatatatatttataatacacacacacacacacacacacacacacaatcacacacttatacatttatgtgtgtatgtgtattatcgtgtgcatttatctatgcgcgcgcgcgcacacacacaagttcaTACACTCGAGAACAATTAAATGATTTTTCTGTTATGAAGTGCTACCTATTAAATTGTTTTTCTGTTATGAAGTGCTACCTATCTTTGTCAGAGAGATAAGCAAACTATCACTTGTGTTGGGGCTTAGTGAAAAGACACTGCCCTAGTGCTGTCGTGTAATTGTAAGCATATTCGACTTACCAATGAAGGTGTTAATGATGACTGTTAGAGTATGCGACTGCGGGTAGATTGTCTTTAATGAATCGAAAAGCATGTGGGTTTAAAAGAGTTTATGCATTGGTAAGTCTCTCTTATGCGTTAACGTACATTTGTGAATGAGTATATGTCTGGGTGCATGCggtctgttatttctattatatatagataaacaagaaATTCCACGCACATGCGTGTTGACAAACAAATGTGCAAATGCAGATCGGGTGTGGTATATGAAGCTGTAAGAACATGAATCATAGATGAGTTATCCCTCTCTTTGAACTGCATGAACAGTGGGCATATAACTATCCTCCGACTAAtcgctctttcgtttttttcttatcccttgcttttttttattattataaatatattatatgtgtatgcctTACCTCCCTTTATGATCTATTGCATCTAAATTATTCCATTAATACTCCATGTCCAATTTGATGTTATCTAGgttgtctttttcattatttcattatttttaatctcGGCAAAGGCCATGGACAAGACAAAGCATTATTGGCGAACACTTTATTACATGGTAATTATTCATCAAATATCGATAGGATATGGAACTTTTCAAAAGGCTGTTGGGAAACTTTAAGACATTTTTTACACGATTTCTGTGAAATGATCTATTTGATGTGGTACATATGAATTCCCATTTCTCGGAAGAAAAGCCGACTTCACCGACGCAATATCTGCTGTAAAAGATCCTCTAGCCGGAGAAGGGGTTGAAGGCGCGAGCGGGCGCAGAGTAGCTGTAACCGCAGTCTCCTTTGACGGTTTGGGTGGCTGTCACGGTGTTATACTGCTCCCTGTATACGGTAGAAGTCACGTAATTGGTGTTGTAGACGATTCTGGTGTTGTATTGAGTGCGGGTCTGACCGGCCAGTTGTTGTGTTCTGACAGAGGTTTGAGTGACTGTGACGTAGCGTGTCTGAGCGGGAAGGTTGATGTATGAAGACGCTGTCCTCTGAGCGTAGATGGTTGTAGGAACCACTCGGGTAGAAACCTGTGTCCTGACGACCTGCTGAGGAACGGTGACAATCCTTGTGTTGTATTGTGGCACCTGTTGTGTACGAACGACGGTGGAGACTCGCTGTTCTACTTGTGTACGTGTTACGTACTGAATCTGCGTGTTAGTGCGAACCACCTGCgagatgacggtggtggtgactgGAACCAGCTGTGTAGAAGTGATGACTCGAGTCTGGCCGGGTTGTGTGATGGTTTGTGTGACGACGTTGGTCCTGACAAGCTGGGTAGTCCTGACGACGTTCTGTGCAGGTATGACTACAGTAGAATAACGAGTGCTGTATTGAGTAGTGGGTACAATACGAGTCTGATCTGGCAACTGCTGTGTCCTTATGACCGTCTGTGTTCTGTAGACGGTGCTGACCACCTGCTTCGGTACCACCTGTGTTGAGACGACGTTTCTAACAATGGTGGTTGGTACCTGCTGGATGCGAGTCTCATACCTTGTCTGGTACTGCACTTGGGTCCTGACACTCTGCTGAGTACTAGTCACGTAGTTGACCTGAGGAGGAAGAGTGACGACCTGTGTGCGTAGATTTTCCTGAGTGCGAGTGACAGTGATCGTTTGGTATCGCACTGAAGGAACCTGCTGAGTGCGGACGATCTGTGAGTATAAGGTGGTGAGGACTTGCTGTGTGCGGACGGATGTTTGTGTAATGTACTGAACGTTTGTCTTGTAGACGGTTGATGGGACGACGACGGTGGAATATTGAACCTGCGTGCGGTAAACGACAGATGGCTTGCAGTCGGCCTCTTCCTTTGGCGGCAGATAGGAGGACTCGAGGTTAATGCGAGCTCCGAAGACCTGACGGCGAGGCCTCTCGACGGACGCCCCGAAGGCGCAGCCGACCAGCAGGGAGAGCAGCAGCGTCCTCATCCTAAAGAATACAATGTTAGCATTACACTAGTTGAGTTAATCGGAAgcgattaaaaataaaaatcaaagttgACGGGTAACTGACATGGAATGAATATAGAAATTTAAATATGAAATAAGCTAATTTCACCTAAAAGTATTGTCACCTATGTAAAACAAAATTGAGTTTTATAGAACGATTGCAAGGAAAGTGttgcataaaaataaaaaatcaatatcaagTATGGATTAATAGCAAGTTTAAGATACTTACTTTGGAGTGCCTGTAATACATAGTGTACTATATACAAAGGAGTAATAAAAGTGTCATTTAGGAATACTAGTGTGTATTTCACATTTACAATGGGAAGGCAAATATGAACAGATGTTGATCTAAACCTTgtggcctattttttttttctaaaaattaaAGGGAACGGCCGGGGCATCGTAATTATATCCACAAGAGGAAGTAACTGTCTGAGTGACGGTGACTTGGCGAGGCTGGTTGACTGTGCGGTACACGACCTGCTGTCTTTGTTGGGTCTGCACCACCTCCCGGTTAACGACGCGGTCTTGGCCGGGTACTTGGACCACAGAGGTTCGGACTTCCTGACGGGTTTGTACCACGGGGACCGGTGTGACGTACTGGGTCCTGACAACGGTCTGCACCCGTGTGAAGGGCTGAACCCTTGTCTCGAAGAGAGTGGTGTAGATGGTGGTGGGAACCACCTGAGTACGTACCACCTCTTGAGGTACCACCTGTGTGAGGATGCGTGTCTGGGTAGCAATATTAGTTCTCGTCACCACCTGTTGACGAGTAGCAACGACATTCTCATAACGAGTGTTAACAGATGTGAAAGGAATGACCTGTTGACGCTGAGCAACAGTAGTTCTAACAACATCCTGTCCACGGACGACTGATGTCTTTAGCAGCTGTTGCACACGTGTGGATGTTACAAAACGGGTGATAGCTGGCTGTTGGCTCCTGACAATGGAGGTCTGGACGACAGTCTGAACACGAGTTTGTACAACGTCACGGCCTGGGACAGTGACGACACGGGTTGCTTGACGCTCCTGTGTCTGGTAATTAGTAAGAGGCTGGATGATAGTCCGGACCTGAGTGCTGGTCACCTCTACAGGAACAACCTGCGTCTGCACTTGTGTACGTGTGACATAGTTGACCTGTGGCACTACACGGGTTGAAGTGACGAAACGTGTTTGTACAACAGGTGGACTTGGAACGGTCTGGGTGACAAACCTGTCAACAGAACGAACGGCTGTTTGTTGAACAACGCTGGTCTGATATTGGACCTGCGTTTGAACACGAGTCTGGAAAAATGTGGTTGGTACCACCTGTTGCCTGACAATGGTTGTGGTTCTGTACTGAGTGTTGACTTGATTGACGGTCTGGAGGCGGACTGAGGTTTGGAGCTGAGTGTTGTAGACGACGGAGGTGACAGGAGCAAGCTTGCATTTTGCGGGAGGAAGGTATTGGTTGTCGGGTTCCTCGTAATTATATCCTTGGGGTTCAGCCGAGACCAGAGCCAGCAGCAGCACCGTCGCCGTCAAGCGCCACATCCTGCAAAGAGAAATTCCACAGATTAGAGCAGCGGTGATTGGAAGGCCCGCGTCTCGATCACTCATTTGGGAATAAAGTCCAATCACGCGCCCCTCTATCTGTGCAACTTCTCCATGCGGTGTGGGCTGACCCGAGAGGACTTTATCGCCCAGATGAGCCGCGAGACTTATCAACCGGAAGACAGAAACTACAGTTCCAGGACATAGATTCCAAGTGAGTGATGGATATCGAGAAAAGATTGCTCCATATTTGGAAATACTGAAGTAGTATGAAATATTCCTCGTATTCGTAGTTTCGCATTATCGGTGTTTGGTATCTATTGGATTATTTCATATGATTTCTGGAATGCGCTAATTAattgctagtttttttttctttctttctttttttgcttgttcGTCTATCATTACCGCTCAAATTTTGACTAAGAAATAAAGGATCTCATGGTATTTTTTAGAATAATCAGAAATTACAGGTACAAAGTAAGGATTCACAGTTAGTGACTGGCACAGCGAAAAGCTGGCTGGACTGCTAGAAATATGAAGCACAATATCCAAATATCAAGCTGAAAGATTTCACTTGCACTACCGTACTTTAGcattatggtaatttttatatTTTGGTTAATACTGTCGAATTGCTCTTTTTCTATTAATAACACAATTACTTCTGTTACTAACTCATCTATTATCTTAAAAGGCAATTTCTTGGATGCTCATTTCTCTTTAGCATTGGCAAGAACTTCACACTATTTTTAAGCACTCAGATGCGATATCGACGCTCATCTATCACGGATTGCCGACGCTGATGCTGGCATAAGGAAAGGGGTCCATTCTTCTGAGTCAAATTCAAGTTTCCTTCAAGGATGAACATACAATATCACGTGTAagaaatatattacaatatatttcAATCTAAATCTTATTTCGTCGGGTCTGGTAGTTCAATCCAATATATGAAGAGGTACTTATATGAATGGGATCTCACCATAGATTTACACAtcacaaaaacaataaccaaataGAGGCacgagaaggaaacaaaaaatctCACAGCTTCTCACTTACAATAAAGACTTTACGCCATAAAGGGAAATAAGCTTCACTTTTCGAAATTCCATTTCTAGCTCACGAGCGACCACACTGCTTACCTTTCACGTTtgtagaagagagataagagagaagcgaTTGGAGGGTCGAGTTCAGCGACTCTGTCAGCCTTTTGGAAGTACAGGCTATTTATACTGAGGTGTGGGCAAAGTTTGGTTCTCTTAATTCTTCGTTCAAGGA
The nucleotide sequence above comes from Penaeus vannamei isolate JL-2024 chromosome 6, ASM4276789v1, whole genome shotgun sequence. Encoded proteins:
- the LOC113814717 gene encoding uncharacterized protein, whose amino-acid sequence is MRTLLLSLLVGCAFGASVERPRRQVFGARINLESSYLPPKEEADCKPSVVYRTQVQYSTVVVPSTVYKTNVQYITQTSVRTQQVLTTLYSQIVRTQQVPSVRYQTITVTRTQENLRTQVVTLPPQVNYVTSTQQSVRTQVQYQTRYETRIQQVPTTIVRNVVSTQVVPKQVVSTVYRTQTVIRTQQLPDQTRIVPTTQYSTRYSTVVIPAQNVVRTTQLVRTNVVTQTITQPGQTRVITSTQLVPVTTTVISQVVRTNTQIQYVTRTQVEQRVSTVVRTQQVPQYNTRIVTVPQQVVRTQVSTRVVPTTIYAQRTASSYINLPAQTRYVTVTQTSVRTQQLAGQTRTQYNTRIVYNTNYVTSTVYREQYNTVTATQTVKGDCGYSYSAPARAFNPFSG
- the LOC138861959 gene encoding uncharacterized protein, which translates into the protein MSDRDAGLPITAALICGISLCRMWRLTATVLLLALVSAEPQGYNYEEPDNQYLPPAKCKLAPVTSVVYNTQLQTSVRLQTVNQVNTQYRTTTIVRQQVVPTTFFQTRVQTQVQYQTSVVQQTAVRSVDRFVTQTVPSPPVVQTRFVTSTRVVPQVNYVTRTQVQTQVVPVEVTSTQVRTIIQPLTNYQTQERQATRVVTVPGRDVVQTRVQTVVQTSIVRSQQPAITRFVTSTRVQQLLKTSVVRGQDVVRTTVAQRQQVIPFTSVNTRYENVVATRQQVVTRTNIATQTRILTQVVPQEVVRTQVVPTTIYTTLFETRVQPFTRVQTVVRTQYVTPVPVVQTRQEVRTSVVQVPGQDRVVNREVVQTQQRQQVVYRTVNQPRQVTVTQTVTSSCGYNYDAPAVPFNF